The following proteins come from a genomic window of Erwinia billingiae Eb661:
- the traU gene encoding conjugal transfer pilus assembly protein TraU, whose product MRPYLFVLALLLSVFITRPAAAATTNAGDGRWVNPISDVCWKCLFPMSLGSIQLASGGHPDTPNPASPIQLCPYGIFYRLGLAIGFWEPLALTDVTREPGVMVNMGGFKIDLGRTGTGRGGQSDSPSPGSFYHVHWYKYPLIYWLNIITSTGCMQTGDMDIAYLSEVDPLWNDSTLAMILNPEVALFSNLLAQGACAADSIASTAGVPLDPLFWCAGAQGSMYPFTGFTSNEFSPLEASLLVSERMAFKLHREGLVMETVGADLAVCYEYPSPIIPKSRWRYQMVNMYPEPGDCHPFGTTTQLWGSVHNTPASKKNFGYLMWRKRNCVYL is encoded by the coding sequence ATGAGACCGTACCTGTTTGTCCTGGCGCTGCTGCTCAGCGTCTTCATCACCCGGCCGGCAGCGGCGGCAACCACCAACGCCGGCGACGGGCGCTGGGTGAACCCCATCAGCGACGTCTGCTGGAAGTGCCTGTTTCCGATGTCGCTCGGCAGCATTCAGCTGGCCTCGGGCGGCCATCCGGACACGCCAAACCCGGCCTCGCCCATCCAGCTGTGCCCCTACGGCATCTTTTACCGCCTGGGGCTCGCCATCGGTTTCTGGGAGCCGCTGGCGCTGACCGACGTCACGCGCGAGCCGGGTGTCATGGTCAATATGGGTGGATTTAAAATCGACCTTGGCCGTACCGGGACGGGACGGGGCGGGCAGAGTGATTCCCCGTCGCCCGGCAGCTTCTACCACGTTCACTGGTACAAGTACCCGCTGATTTACTGGCTGAACATCATCACCAGCACCGGCTGCATGCAGACCGGGGACATGGATATCGCCTACCTCTCTGAGGTGGATCCGCTCTGGAACGACAGCACGCTGGCCATGATCCTGAACCCGGAGGTCGCGCTGTTCAGCAACCTGCTGGCGCAGGGCGCCTGTGCGGCCGACTCGATTGCCTCCACTGCGGGCGTGCCGCTTGATCCGCTGTTCTGGTGCGCCGGCGCGCAGGGGTCGATGTACCCGTTTACCGGCTTTACCAGCAACGAGTTTTCCCCGCTGGAGGCCTCGCTGCTGGTCAGCGAACGGATGGCCTTCAAGCTGCACCGGGAGGGGCTGGTGATGGAGACGGTGGGGGCGGACCTTGCGGTGTGCTACGAATATCCGTCCCCGATCATCCCGAAATCCCGCTGGCGCTATCAGATGGTCAATATGTACCCCGAGCCGGGTGACTGTCACCCGTTCGGCACCACCACGCAGCTCTGGGGTTCGGTGCACAACACCCCGGCCTCAAAGAAAAACTTCGGCTACCTCATGTGGCGAAAACGCAACTGCGTTTACCTGTAA
- the trbC gene encoding type-F conjugative transfer system pilin assembly protein TrbC → MKCTSMTALMLSAVLLSAAGAQAAQQPTVSGNDMAYMKQQQRDLEVFKSQLQGMNITLPDAQQGRVSQLQNEIAATQSEQNSASRSTPRAVYFVSLGIPEEGLLPMLADARRFGVPATLRGLLDNDFRKTASVMFELSKKDKQVGVQIDPTLYQQYGIKAVPALVVTCGTKFDVLYGSLPVKQALEEVRQRGDCGTTAAQLLRDGESGK, encoded by the coding sequence ATGAAATGCACTTCGATGACGGCACTGATGCTCAGCGCCGTGCTGCTGTCTGCCGCAGGCGCGCAGGCGGCGCAGCAGCCCACCGTATCCGGTAACGATATGGCGTACATGAAACAGCAGCAGCGCGACCTTGAGGTGTTCAAAAGTCAGCTGCAGGGCATGAATATTACCCTGCCGGATGCGCAGCAGGGGCGCGTGTCGCAGTTGCAGAATGAAATCGCCGCCACCCAGTCAGAGCAGAACAGCGCCAGTCGCAGCACCCCGCGGGCGGTGTACTTCGTCAGCCTGGGCATCCCGGAAGAGGGGCTGCTGCCAATGCTTGCGGACGCGCGACGGTTCGGTGTCCCGGCGACGCTCCGCGGCCTGCTGGACAACGACTTTCGTAAAACCGCCTCGGTGATGTTTGAACTGTCGAAAAAGGACAAGCAGGTGGGGGTACAGATTGACCCGACGCTGTACCAGCAGTACGGCATCAAAGCCGTGCCGGCACTGGTGGTGACCTGCGGAACGAAGTTCGACGTGCTCTATGGCAGCCTGCCGGTGAAGCAGGCGCTGGAAGAGGTGAGGCAGCGCGGTGACTGTGGCACAACGGCGGCGCAGCTGCTGCGGGACGGGGAGTCCGGGAAATGA
- the traN gene encoding type-F conjugative transfer system mating-pair stabilization protein TraN, which translates to MKRLFILSFLLLCAAGARAGAVSDAYNDGAGYGKSNAGQGTSATKGTDPASVIPGYTASPSQSGYYGGVQGGDGGISDKGQTELGQSEAGQAITDSSTKNPAVTIDPNADFIQNGKTAEANAGTVMDGTSSQCTTKVVSKSVFENYSCDRDVNQVQTCARTGSIQVTGSKETYATQLVMNAGSSSAVLLDNYWIRYDFTVPDDGTLTSGTFSFTLPSQPGYKGDSRLNYSISALGTSITTNVNKSGSFDIAAQHVTKGQVVSLLIRYNTDGHYDSGRDGVIKALANGGYVITVTLPMTAERDTTSSQVVWSESCAFDKSTATAGAGASCIDPGGNRSVSQNGQTYTQYSDCWQYSDAYIVPVTSTGNCAQLMANRNCTVAARACTASEGSSCLHEQDTYQCQTTYTSSGLLCAGNYFCQTGDCSDTTGAGDGGFDTAVAKLAGLASAGDDVKNGDQITVKAFTGQAMSCRKAMAGFSNCCVDTGWGNSSGLANCNSEEMAIGKAKAKKVTVLVGEACARAVLGVCVQKKQAYCVFGGKLARIIQEQGRRDQLHVSFGSGDSPNCRGVTVPELQAINFDLINFQDFYTDLMTNQKIPDSAAMVKQAKDRIAAQVNAQTGGK; encoded by the coding sequence ATGAAGCGCCTCTTTATACTCTCTTTTCTGCTGCTGTGTGCAGCTGGCGCCCGGGCCGGTGCGGTGAGCGATGCCTACAATGACGGGGCCGGATACGGAAAAAGCAACGCCGGGCAGGGTACGTCCGCCACGAAAGGGACCGACCCGGCGTCGGTTATTCCGGGTTACACCGCCAGTCCCTCACAGAGCGGATATTACGGGGGCGTGCAGGGCGGCGACGGCGGTATCAGCGACAAGGGCCAGACCGAACTCGGGCAGAGCGAGGCCGGGCAGGCCATCACCGATTCCTCAACGAAAAACCCGGCGGTCACCATCGATCCCAACGCGGACTTCATCCAGAACGGCAAGACCGCCGAGGCGAACGCCGGAACCGTAATGGACGGGACCAGCAGCCAGTGCACCACGAAGGTGGTGTCCAAAAGCGTGTTTGAGAACTATTCCTGCGACCGTGACGTGAATCAGGTTCAGACCTGCGCCCGCACGGGCAGCATTCAGGTCACCGGGTCGAAAGAAACCTACGCCACGCAGCTGGTGATGAACGCCGGTAGCTCCAGCGCCGTCCTCCTGGATAACTACTGGATACGCTATGACTTCACGGTGCCTGATGACGGCACGCTGACCAGCGGAACCTTTTCCTTCACGTTACCCTCTCAGCCCGGCTACAAGGGAGACTCCCGCCTTAACTACAGCATCTCAGCGCTCGGGACGTCCATCACCACCAACGTGAACAAATCAGGGAGCTTTGACATTGCCGCGCAGCACGTCACCAAAGGGCAGGTCGTCTCCTTACTTATCCGTTACAACACCGACGGGCACTATGATTCGGGGCGTGACGGGGTCATTAAAGCGCTGGCAAATGGCGGATATGTTATCACCGTCACCCTGCCGATGACCGCCGAGCGGGACACCACCTCGTCTCAGGTGGTCTGGTCGGAGAGCTGTGCTTTCGACAAGTCAACGGCGACGGCCGGGGCCGGTGCCTCCTGCATCGATCCGGGCGGTAACCGCAGCGTCAGCCAGAACGGCCAGACTTACACGCAGTACAGCGACTGCTGGCAGTACTCGGACGCGTACATCGTGCCGGTGACGTCGACCGGCAACTGCGCCCAGCTTATGGCCAACAGGAACTGCACGGTGGCCGCGCGCGCCTGCACCGCCTCAGAGGGCAGTTCCTGCCTGCACGAGCAGGACACGTACCAGTGCCAGACCACTTACACCTCCAGCGGGCTCCTGTGTGCCGGTAACTACTTCTGCCAGACCGGCGACTGCAGCGACACCACCGGGGCGGGTGACGGCGGGTTCGACACCGCGGTGGCCAAGCTTGCCGGGCTGGCTTCCGCCGGTGATGACGTGAAGAACGGCGACCAGATAACGGTGAAGGCCTTTACCGGACAGGCGATGTCGTGCCGTAAGGCGATGGCGGGCTTTTCAAACTGCTGCGTGGACACCGGCTGGGGCAACAGCTCGGGACTGGCCAACTGCAACAGCGAGGAGATGGCCATCGGCAAGGCGAAGGCCAAGAAGGTGACGGTGCTGGTCGGCGAGGCCTGCGCCCGGGCGGTGCTCGGCGTCTGCGTACAGAAAAAGCAGGCGTACTGCGTGTTTGGCGGCAAGCTCGCCCGCATCATCCAGGAGCAGGGCCGCCGTGACCAGCTGCACGTCAGCTTTGGCAGCGGCGATTCGCCCAACTGTCGGGGTGTCACCGTCCCGGAGCTGCAGGCCATCAACTTCGACCTCATTAACTTCCAGGACTTTTATAC